From one Rhizobium lentis genomic stretch:
- a CDS encoding ABC transporter ATP-binding protein, whose protein sequence is MGNKSVVLQDVRKSYGNLQVVHGIDLTVEEGEFVVFVGPSGCGKSTLLRMIAGLEDVTDGEIEIKGRLVTDLDPSERGIAMVFQSYALYPHMSVRENLAFGLKMARTNAAEIETRVKAASAILKIDHLLDRRPGQLSGGQRQRVAIGRAIVRKPDVFLFDEPLSNLDAELRVSMRIEIARLHRELGNTMIYVTHDQTEAMTLADKIVVLRDGRVEQAGTPREIYEDPANTFVAGFIGSPRMNLLNARWGGGGQVEVAGGRVESGLSPADRPAAAAVTLGLRPEHLTVASDRSGSLTARVDFSEYLGGTQYLYCQLGDGQSLTVEHRSPTSIAAGEQVSLHFEPSNCRLFDEGGNRLR, encoded by the coding sequence ATGGGCAACAAGAGCGTCGTGCTCCAGGACGTGCGCAAGAGCTATGGCAATCTGCAGGTCGTCCATGGGATCGACCTGACGGTCGAGGAGGGCGAATTTGTCGTCTTCGTCGGTCCGTCCGGTTGCGGAAAATCGACGCTGCTTCGCATGATCGCCGGCCTGGAGGACGTGACCGACGGCGAGATCGAAATCAAGGGACGCCTCGTCACCGATCTCGATCCCTCCGAGCGTGGCATCGCCATGGTCTTCCAATCCTACGCCCTCTACCCGCATATGAGCGTGCGCGAGAACCTGGCCTTCGGCTTGAAGATGGCGCGTACGAATGCCGCCGAGATCGAGACGCGCGTCAAGGCCGCATCCGCGATCCTGAAGATCGACCATCTGCTCGACCGGCGGCCCGGACAGCTTTCCGGCGGTCAGCGCCAGCGTGTGGCGATCGGGCGAGCGATCGTGCGCAAGCCCGACGTCTTCCTGTTCGATGAACCGCTGTCCAACCTCGATGCGGAGCTGCGCGTCTCCATGCGCATCGAGATCGCCCGCCTTCACCGCGAGCTCGGCAACACGATGATCTATGTCACGCATGATCAGACCGAGGCGATGACGCTTGCCGACAAGATCGTCGTGCTGCGCGACGGCCGCGTTGAGCAGGCCGGAACACCGCGGGAAATCTACGAGGATCCCGCCAATACATTCGTGGCGGGCTTCATCGGCTCGCCCAGGATGAATCTCCTGAATGCCCGGTGGGGCGGAGGGGGCCAGGTCGAGGTCGCCGGCGGGCGCGTCGAAAGCGGCCTGTCACCTGCGGACAGGCCGGCCGCTGCGGCCGTGACGCTCGGTCTGCGGCCGGAGCATCTGACGGTGGCATCCGACCGTTCAGGCAGCCTGACGGCAAGGGTCGATTTTTCCGAATATCTCGGCGGAACGCAGTATCTTTACTGCCAGCTCGGCGATGGCCAGTCGCTCACCGTCGAGCATCGGTCGCCGACCAGCATCGCCGCCGGCGAGCAGGTCAGCCTGCATTTTGAACCGTCGAATTGCCGATTGTTCGACGAGGGCGGCAATCGGCTGCGATAA
- a CDS encoding glycoside hydrolase family 127 protein — protein sequence MTQSSNDRQFRPVAVPDVELGGFWGKWQDAVCNSTAETLLDRCVEAGMLTAIDVSQPSPGVVIPIQPWGGTTQMFWDSDLGKSIETIAYSLYRRPNPKLEARADEIIDMYERMQDKDGYLNAWFQRVEPARRWTNLRDHHELYCAGHLMEAAVAYYQATGKRKLLDIMCRYADYMIKVFGHGEGQIPGYCGHEEIELALVKLARATGEKKYLDLSKFFIDERGTEPHFFTAEAARDGRSATDFHQKTYEYGQAHQPVREQKKVVGHAVRAMYLYSGMADIATEYKDDSLTAALETLWDDLTTKQMYITGGIGPAASNEGFTDYYDLPNATAYAETCASVGLVFWASRMLGRGPDRRYADIMEQALYNGALPGLSTDGKTFFYDNPLESAGKHHRWKWHHCPCCPPNIARLVTSIGSYMYAVSDDEIAVHLYGESTARLKLANGAEVELGQVSNYPWDGAVTFTARLQKPAKFALSLRIPGWAEGATLSVNGEMLDLGVDIQDGYARIDRQWTDGDRVALYLPLSLRPQYANPKVRQDVGRVALMRGPLVYCVETTDNGEDLNAIVLPRELPAAETVVLKDLNDAVALDLKVEREETSNWGTSLYRKTPAERQVATARFVPYHLWDNRAPGEMLVWVQADK from the coding sequence GGGCAAATGGCAGGATGCAGTCTGCAATTCCACTGCCGAGACCCTGCTCGACCGCTGCGTCGAGGCCGGCATGCTGACGGCGATCGACGTCAGCCAGCCGAGCCCCGGCGTCGTCATTCCCATTCAGCCCTGGGGCGGCACGACGCAGATGTTCTGGGATTCCGACCTCGGCAAGTCGATCGAGACCATCGCCTATTCGCTCTATCGCCGGCCAAACCCGAAGCTCGAGGCGCGCGCCGACGAAATCATCGACATGTATGAGAGGATGCAGGATAAGGACGGTTATCTGAACGCCTGGTTCCAGCGCGTCGAGCCCGCCCGCCGCTGGACCAATCTGCGCGACCATCACGAACTCTATTGCGCCGGCCATCTGATGGAAGCCGCGGTCGCCTATTATCAGGCAACCGGCAAGCGCAAGCTGCTCGACATCATGTGCCGCTATGCCGATTACATGATCAAGGTCTTCGGCCATGGCGAGGGGCAGATCCCCGGTTATTGCGGCCATGAGGAGATCGAGCTGGCGCTGGTCAAGCTCGCCCGCGCCACCGGCGAAAAGAAGTATCTCGACCTGTCGAAATTCTTTATCGACGAACGCGGCACCGAGCCGCACTTCTTCACGGCCGAGGCTGCCCGCGACGGCCGGAGCGCTACCGACTTCCATCAGAAGACCTATGAATATGGCCAGGCGCACCAGCCGGTGCGCGAACAGAAAAAGGTCGTCGGCCATGCGGTGCGGGCGATGTACCTCTATTCCGGCATGGCCGACATTGCCACCGAATATAAGGACGACAGCCTGACGGCGGCGCTGGAAACGCTTTGGGACGACCTCACTACCAAGCAGATGTATATCACCGGCGGCATCGGGCCGGCTGCGTCGAATGAAGGCTTCACCGACTATTACGACCTGCCGAATGCCACCGCCTACGCGGAGACCTGCGCTTCCGTCGGTCTGGTCTTCTGGGCAAGCCGCATGCTTGGGCGCGGCCCCGACCGGCGCTATGCCGACATCATGGAACAGGCGCTTTACAATGGCGCGCTGCCGGGGCTTTCCACCGATGGCAAGACCTTCTTCTATGACAATCCGCTCGAGAGCGCCGGCAAGCATCATCGGTGGAAATGGCACCATTGCCCCTGCTGCCCGCCCAACATCGCCCGGCTGGTGACGTCGATCGGCTCCTACATGTACGCCGTTTCCGACGACGAGATCGCCGTGCATCTCTATGGTGAGAGCACCGCCCGGCTGAAACTTGCCAACGGCGCCGAAGTCGAACTCGGGCAAGTGTCCAACTATCCGTGGGACGGTGCGGTCACCTTTACCGCCCGGCTGCAGAAGCCGGCGAAATTCGCGCTGTCGCTGCGCATTCCCGGCTGGGCGGAAGGCGCCACCCTCAGCGTAAATGGAGAGATGCTCGATCTCGGCGTCGACATCCAGGACGGGTATGCCAGGATCGATCGCCAATGGACCGACGGCGATCGTGTGGCCCTCTACCTGCCGCTTTCGCTTCGTCCGCAATATGCCAACCCGAAGGTGCGCCAGGATGTCGGCCGCGTCGCCCTGATGCGCGGCCCGCTCGTCTACTGCGTCGAGACGACCGACAACGGCGAAGACCTCAACGCCATCGTCCTGCCTCGCGAGCTCCCGGCTGCCGAAACCGTCGTGTTGAAGGACCTCAATGATGCCGTCGCCCTCGATCTCAAGGTCGAGCGCGAGGAAACATCGAACTGGGGCACCTCGCTCTACCGCAAGACGCCGGCCGAAAGGCAGGTCGCCACCGCACGTTTCGTGCCCTATCATCTCTGGGACAACCGCGCGCCCGGGGAGATGCTCGTCTGGGTCCAGGCGGACAAGTAG